A genomic region of Anaerolineales bacterium contains the following coding sequences:
- a CDS encoding sugar ABC transporter permease, which translates to MPRPRIRSEAKATGALFLLPAASIFAVFVLWPIIQSARYSLFAWDGLGTPVNFVGFHNYERMIGDPIFWNALKNNGVVLLFSLFIQIPLGISLAILLTGKMKGLAFFRTIYLSPIVLSGVIVGLLWQWIYNPGFGLANSLLREFGLNGLVQNWLGDDQRVLLWIIVAGIWRDIGFYIIIFIGSIQAISREIYEAAEMDGATGWQLHRNITLPLIRPTMLTAATLGIISSFLIFDLIWVMTEGGPYNSSEVLTTYMFKMAFHLRDWGYSTSLAFTQFFIVAIFTGSVLGIIKIRRRSIEGSTGKV; encoded by the coding sequence ATGCCGCGCCCCCGGATTCGGTCGGAAGCTAAAGCAACTGGAGCTTTATTCCTCCTACCGGCCGCATCGATTTTTGCTGTATTCGTTTTATGGCCAATAATCCAATCGGCTCGGTACAGTCTTTTTGCCTGGGATGGACTTGGCACTCCGGTCAATTTTGTGGGGTTTCATAACTACGAACGGATGATTGGCGATCCAATTTTTTGGAATGCCCTAAAAAATAATGGGGTCGTTTTGTTATTTTCGTTGTTTATCCAAATTCCCCTTGGAATATCTCTGGCGATTCTTCTTACAGGAAAGATGAAGGGGTTGGCATTCTTCCGCACAATTTATTTATCTCCTATCGTCTTATCTGGTGTGATCGTTGGACTGTTGTGGCAATGGATATACAATCCTGGCTTTGGTTTGGCAAATTCCTTACTTAGGGAATTTGGTTTAAATGGGCTAGTGCAAAATTGGCTAGGCGATGATCAGCGAGTATTACTTTGGATTATTGTTGCAGGAATTTGGCGAGATATTGGTTTCTACATTATTATTTTTATCGGGTCGATCCAGGCTATATCGCGAGAAATATACGAAGCTGCAGAAATGGATGGAGCAACGGGGTGGCAATTACACAGAAATATTACCTTGCCATTGATAAGACCCACGATGTTAACGGCGGCAACATTAGGAATAATTAGTTCATTCCTGATCTTTGATTTAATATGGGTGATGACAGAAGGTGGCCCTTATAATTCTAGCGAAGTTTTAACAACGTATATGTTTAAGATGGCATTTCATCTCCGAGATTGGGGTTACTCCACATCGTTGGCTTTTACACAGTTCTTTATCGTCGCTATTTTTACTGGCTCAGTTTTAGGTATTATAAAAATTCGGCGACGTAGTATTGAAGGTTCAACGGGTAAAGTTTGA